ATATCCATTCAAACtcattcatctctctctctcactctccaaTGGCGTCTAGTAGCTCGGTCTCCCTACGTCGTTGTTTCTGCGCTTATTCGCCGGAGCGGGAACTTCGAATCGACCCTGTAGAGATGGAGAGATCTGGTAGAGGCGGTGCCGATTTTCAGGAATTGCTTCGGAGATCCTCAGGAGGTCCGATTTCGTTCTTGAGCTTTACGAGAGTTATTCCTGCTTTGTGATTTTTGTAGCTAGGGATTCTAGTCTTGTATTTATCTAATAATCCATTTGTATCGGTTCGTACAGCTTTTGTTTGGTTCTAATGGCCACCGTTCTAGGACAGTTGATCTGGGAGATTGTCAAGAAAACAACTCCTTGGTCAAGCAGTTCGGCTGGAGCCAAGCCGGCGTCCGTCAGTCCGTTTCAACAAGGAGCCTAACAACCTCTACAACCTCCACTCCTAAAAGCATTCCGGTAATTTTACTCCACCTCAGAAAATAACAAACCGTAGGATTgatttgttctaattcatcTAATAATAAACACTACaaatatgtgattttgttgTTATTCGATTTGGATTGTTTGGTGAGCAGGTTTGGCAAACAAGAAGACTGTTGAGTATTCAGGCTGCAGGCAAAGACCAGTCTGTGGTGCTCGCCACCACCAAGACCAGGAAGCAGAACAAGCCAACCAGTTTGGTTCACAAGTATGTGATGAGGAAGGATTTTTGTCTCACGGCCAAGGCTGTCACCAACCAGGTACCGAATACTCCATTCACTGTTCTGTGGAATGAAatgaataataataacaatgatgtatgtgatGTGTTTAGTTTTTTAATGTAAATGTGGTGTGGTACTCCGGTTGCCTTGAGTGTGTTGACCATTTGGTAGTTCCGACTGTTTTTCACCTTACTAGCAGTGATGAGCAGCTAACATATAAGAAGATCTCACTTTGTGGGAGGTTTTCAATGAAATTTATTTGTTACGCTTGGCTTCTGAGCAGACAT
This portion of the Rosa chinensis cultivar Old Blush chromosome 1, RchiOBHm-V2, whole genome shotgun sequence genome encodes:
- the LOC112170998 gene encoding uncharacterized protein LOC112170998; translation: MASSSSVSLRRCFCAYSPERELRIDPVEMERSGRGGADFQELLRRSSGGPISFLSFTRLLFGSNGHRSRTVDLGDCQENNSLVKQFGWSQAGVRQSVSTRSLTTSTTSTPKSIPVWQTRRLLSIQAAGKDQSVVLATTKTRKQNKPTSLVHKYVMRKDFCLTAKAVTNQVPNTPFTVLWNEMNNNNNDVCDVFSFLM